The proteins below come from a single Ictalurus punctatus breed USDA103 chromosome 24, Coco_2.0, whole genome shotgun sequence genomic window:
- the nudt1 gene encoding oxidized purine nucleoside triphosphate hydrolase, producing the protein MFTRKLLTLVLVVQPGRVLLGMKKRGFGAGKWNGFGGKVHLGESIEQGARRELLEESGLTVDTLSKIGNITFEFVGETELMDVHVFRADDYDGEPTESEEMRPQWFDIDKIPYGEMWADDVLWFPLMLQKKKFSGYFKFQGHDVILEHKLNEVQEL; encoded by the exons ATGTTCACGAGGAAGCTGCTGACGCTGGTGCTGGTGGTGCAACCCGGCCGTGTGCTGCTCGGCATGAAGAAGCGCGGCTTCGGAGCGGGGAAATGGAACGGCTTCGGGGGGAAAGTTCATCTCGGAGAGAGCATAGAGCAAGGAGCGAGGCG AGAGCTGCTGGAGGAAAGCGGCCTCACTGTAGACACGCTGAGCAAGATCGGAAATATCACGTTCGAATTCGTCGGAGAAACGGAGCTGATGGACGTGCACGTATTCCGAGCCGACGATTACGACGGCGAGCCGACGGAATCGGAAG AAATGCGGCCTCAGTGGTTCGACATCGACAAAATCCCCTACGGCGAAATGTGGGCAGACGACGTCCTCTGGTTCCCGCTGATGCTGCAGAAGAAAAAGTTCTCGGGCTACTTCAAATTCCAGGGCCATGACGTGATCCTGGAACACAAGCTCAACGAGGTGCAGGAGCTTTGA
- the mrm2 gene encoding rRNA methyltransferase 2, mitochondrial, with protein sequence MWKCLYLQRCRIHSSAQVLKKAPVRLKGKSGAEQRWMVRQINDPFVKAAHLQHFRCRSAFKLLEIDDKYRLLKPGLSVIDCGAAPGAWSQVAVQRVNSTGERPDLARGCVFGIDLLHIAPLQGAHFLSNRDVTSPSTHAELQELLPQAYADVILSDMAPNATGLRELDQERLVCMCLSLLELAEKLLRPGGSLLCKYWDGALAPKLREGLTRAFQDVKTVKPKASRKESAELYFLARTFRKT encoded by the exons ATGTGGAAATGTCTTTATTTGCAACGATGCCGCATTCACAGCTCGGCCCAGGTGCTGAAGAAAGCTCCTGTGAGGTTGAAGGGGAAGAGTGGAGCAGAGCAGCGCTGGATGGTGCGACAGATCAACGACCCCTTCGTTAAAGCAGCTCACCTTCAGCACTTCCGGTGCAGGAGCGCCTTCAAACTGCTGGAGATCGATGACAAATACCGCCTTCTCAAGCCTGGTCTCAGTGTCATAGACTGCGGTGCTGCACCCGGAGCCTGGAGCCAAGTAGCAGTGCAAAGGGTCAATTCAACTGGGGAAA GGCCTGATTTAGCCAGAGGGTGTGTATTTGGAATAGATCTACTGCACATTGCTCCTTTGCAAGGTGCCCACTTCCTGTCCAACCGGGATGTCACCAGCCCCTCTACTCACGCCGAGCTGCAGGAGCTCCTTCCTCAAGCTTACGCTGATGTCATCCTCAGTGACATGGCACCCAACGCCACTGGGCTCAGGGAGCTGGACCAGGAGAGACTCGTGTGCATGTGTCTTTCACTGCTTGAGCTAGCCGAGAAGCTGCTGCGGCCTGGTGGCTCACTGCTGTGTAAGTACTGGGATGGAGCGCTTGCACCTAAGCTCCGGGAAGGTCTTACCCGTGCTTTTCAAGACGTGAAGACCGTGAAGCCCAAAGCAAGTAGGAAAGAGTCGGCTGAGTTATATTTCCTAGCCAGGACATTCAGGAAAACCTAG